One genomic window of Actinoplanes lobatus includes the following:
- a CDS encoding ISAs1 family transposase — protein MPALPSSLISSLSCAPALTVPETAGGLVAVLDCLPDPRARRGVRHRLTAVVIAAVCAVIAGCRSYTAIAEWVADVPASTALALGIAPDRRPSEAMIRRLLQALDAQLLTTAIAVWLVGRAETSTSRQAIAVDGKTLRGSRTGDSTARHLLAACDQNAGMVLASTDIDSKTNEITRFAPLLDQIGDLRDAVITADAMHCQREHVDYLAERGAHWILTVKGNQPHLHKQLSRLPWRQVPQAARQDDRGHGRREIRTLRIVTVAAGIDFPHAVQALQIRRRRRRLDQPRRFTTQTVYAITDLHVHQAKPAQLAAWIRGHWTIENKIHWVRDVTYAEDRSQIRTGTGPHVMAALRDAAISALRAAGTTNIAAATRHHARDSNRPLTLLGLI, from the coding sequence ATGCCCGCACTGCCATCATCGCTGATCTCCTCTTTGTCCTGCGCACCGGCTCTGACCGTGCCCGAAACCGCTGGCGGCCTGGTGGCAGTGCTCGATTGCCTGCCTGATCCGCGGGCACGTCGTGGGGTCCGGCACCGGTTGACGGCGGTAGTGATCGCAGCAGTCTGTGCCGTGATCGCCGGCTGCCGTTCCTATACGGCGATCGCCGAATGGGTCGCCGACGTTCCGGCCTCGACAGCTCTCGCCCTGGGTATCGCCCCTGACCGGCGCCCCTCTGAAGCGATGATCCGCCGATTGCTGCAGGCCCTCGATGCGCAGCTGCTGACCACGGCGATCGCTGTCTGGCTCGTAGGCCGGGCCGAGACCTCGACAAGCCGGCAGGCCATCGCGGTCGACGGCAAGACACTGCGCGGATCCCGCACCGGCGACAGCACCGCCCGGCACCTGCTGGCCGCCTGCGATCAGAACGCCGGCATGGTCCTGGCCAGCACCGATATCGACAGCAAGACCAATGAGATCACCCGATTCGCGCCTCTGCTGGACCAGATCGGCGACCTACGAGACGCCGTGATCACCGCCGACGCGATGCACTGCCAGCGCGAACACGTCGACTACCTCGCCGAACGGGGCGCCCATTGGATCCTGACCGTCAAAGGCAACCAACCGCACCTGCACAAACAGCTCTCCCGTCTGCCCTGGCGGCAAGTCCCGCAAGCTGCCCGCCAGGATGACCGCGGCCACGGCCGCCGGGAGATCCGCACCCTGAGGATCGTGACCGTCGCCGCAGGCATCGACTTCCCGCATGCCGTCCAAGCCCTGCAGATCCGCCGTCGTAGACGCCGCCTCGACCAGCCACGGCGCTTCACCACCCAAACCGTCTACGCCATCACCGACCTACACGTCCACCAGGCAAAACCTGCCCAACTGGCAGCCTGGATCCGCGGGCACTGGACCATCGAAAACAAGATCCACTGGGTTCGCGACGTCACCTACGCAGAAGACCGCAGCCAAATCCGTACCGGCACCGGACCACACGTCATGGCCGCCCTCCGCGACGCTGCCATCAGCGCATTACGGGCAGCCGGAACCACCAACATCGCCGCCGCCACCCGCCATCACGCCCGCGACAGCAACCGCCCGTTGACACTCCTCGGCCTCATTTAG
- a CDS encoding TolB family protein: protein MSTGDRLARKDKTKAAHVSRPLGVAVAGSLAVAALAPGVPAHAEGVPATTTGISVGPNGLPVPQGAEAPSVSTDGRYVAFQSFATTLVPGDTNRSMDVFVHDRQTGRTERVSVDTYGREATDIVAQSSISADGRYVSFITASPNLSLRPDTNHASDVFVRDRSTGITDRVSVMADGSESPKTSLIARISADGRHVAFESDSNLVPETPTTKPTCTFATWKPAH, encoded by the coding sequence ATGTCCACGGGCGATCGCCTTGCTCGGAAGGACAAGACGAAAGCAGCACATGTCAGCCGGCCGCTCGGTGTCGCGGTAGCCGGCTCACTCGCCGTCGCCGCGCTCGCGCCGGGAGTCCCGGCCCACGCGGAGGGCGTGCCCGCCACCACGACCGGAATCAGTGTCGGCCCGAACGGCTTACCCGTGCCGCAGGGCGCCGAAGCCCCGTCCGTCTCGACCGACGGGCGTTATGTGGCATTCCAATCGTTCGCCACCACCCTGGTGCCGGGGGACACCAACCGCTCCATGGACGTCTTCGTCCACGACCGGCAGACCGGCCGTACCGAACGGGTGAGTGTCGACACCTACGGCCGGGAAGCCACCGACATCGTCGCCCAGAGCTCGATCTCGGCCGACGGCCGGTACGTCTCCTTCATCACCGCCTCCCCGAACCTCTCCCTGCGGCCGGACACCAACCACGCCTCCGACGTGTTCGTCCGTGACCGCTCCACCGGGATCACCGACCGGGTCAGCGTCATGGCCGACGGCTCGGAGTCACCGAAGACGAGCCTGATCGCGCGAATCTCCGCCGACGGGCGCCACGTGGCCTTCGAGTCGGACAGCAACCTGGTGCCCGAGACACCAACAACCAAGCCGACGTGTACGTTCGCGACCTGGAAACCGGCACACTGA
- a CDS encoding CPCC family cysteine-rich protein — MEAQDLERAVRTMGEVLEPLVDLDWSVTAGTLDRTCRETLAHIGHDLLAYAAQVAGRVQDAYLPLDLVIRDDASVPEVLAVVEACGGLLVAALRAAGPDTRAWHSGPCDVSGFAALGVAEVVLHTYDITQGLNVSWWIPAKFSTRVLARLAPDATVQQRQETGKRQHSTQVLLRHTGRLGDAGPRRWHITPDEQYAATEDAGAGGAPYTCPCCGHATLSERGNFEICDECWWEDDGQDNHDSAVVRGGPNGGLSLDQARVEYVRKGRGRALKPHFPPNEPR; from the coding sequence ATGGAAGCCCAGGATCTGGAGCGTGCTGTCCGAACGATGGGCGAGGTCCTCGAACCACTGGTGGACCTCGACTGGTCGGTCACGGCCGGCACCCTCGACCGGACCTGCCGGGAGACGCTTGCCCACATCGGTCATGACCTGCTCGCCTACGCGGCTCAAGTGGCCGGCCGGGTACAGGATGCGTACCTGCCTCTGGATCTGGTGATCCGCGACGACGCCTCGGTGCCGGAGGTGCTGGCGGTCGTCGAGGCATGCGGTGGGCTGCTTGTCGCGGCGCTGCGAGCCGCGGGGCCGGACACGCGGGCCTGGCACTCCGGGCCCTGCGACGTCAGTGGTTTCGCTGCGCTCGGCGTCGCCGAGGTCGTGCTCCACACCTACGACATCACCCAGGGCCTGAACGTGAGTTGGTGGATACCCGCGAAGTTCAGCACCCGCGTGCTGGCTCGGTTGGCGCCGGACGCGACTGTCCAGCAGCGGCAGGAGACCGGAAAGCGGCAGCATTCCACGCAGGTCCTGCTCCGGCACACCGGACGCCTCGGCGATGCGGGCCCGCGGCGGTGGCACATCACACCGGATGAGCAATACGCCGCTACGGAAGACGCCGGGGCCGGCGGCGCTCCTTACACCTGCCCCTGCTGCGGCCATGCCACGTTGTCGGAGCGAGGGAACTTCGAGATCTGCGATGAATGCTGGTGGGAGGACGACGGCCAGGACAATCACGACAGCGCAGTCGTCAGGGGTGGACCGAACGGTGGTTTGAGCCTCGACCAGGCGCGAGTCGAGTACGTTCGAAAAGGCCGCGGCCGGGCACTGAAGCCGCATTTCCCCCCGAATGAACCCAGGTAG
- a CDS encoding TolB family protein → MYVRDLETGTLTWASREAYLRPTESPARTPTARPAISADGRYVAFTSGQHGLVAGDTNGRRDVFVRDVQTGDIERVSVAYDGAQPTGESQDPVVSADGRFVAFTSYARNLLAGGDNDVTYITNVFLRDRGN, encoded by the coding sequence GTGTACGTTCGCGACCTGGAAACCGGCACACTGACCTGGGCCAGCCGTGAGGCGTACCTGCGGCCGACGGAATCGCCGGCCCGGACCCCGACGGCGCGCCCGGCCATCTCGGCCGACGGCCGGTACGTCGCGTTCACCTCCGGCCAGCACGGGCTCGTCGCCGGCGACACCAACGGGCGGCGGGACGTCTTCGTACGGGACGTGCAGACCGGCGACATCGAGCGGGTCAGTGTGGCCTACGACGGGGCGCAGCCGACCGGAGAGAGCCAGGACCCGGTGGTCTCGGCGGACGGCCGGTTCGTCGCCTTCACGTCGTACGCCAGGAACCTGCTGGCCGGCGGGGACAACGACGTCACCTACATCACCAACGTCTTCCTCCGCGACCGCGGCAACTGA
- a CDS encoding glycosyltransferase family 2 protein: MPTRDRRRFAERAITYFLRQDFPDRELVILDDGHDEIRDLIPAGPIRYEHLDRPLVLGAKRNAGNELATGEIIVHWDDDDWQAPDRVSRQVAALSRANADLCGTGDQLYYEPATDRAWRYRYPVRRRWVAGNTLCYLRDRWREHPFPPVATGEDNHFVFAGRPPAEVPGVFHIGIVHPGNTAAKDTTGSFWTPAAPATAHRHLGPDLDFYRSPW; encoded by the coding sequence ATGCCGACCCGCGACCGGCGCCGCTTCGCCGAGCGGGCGATCACCTACTTCCTCCGGCAGGACTTCCCCGACCGTGAGCTGGTGATCCTCGACGACGGCCACGACGAGATCCGCGACCTGATCCCGGCCGGGCCGATCCGCTACGAACACCTGGACCGCCCGCTCGTGCTCGGCGCCAAGCGCAACGCCGGCAACGAACTGGCCACCGGTGAGATCATCGTGCACTGGGACGACGACGACTGGCAGGCCCCCGACCGGGTCAGCCGCCAGGTCGCCGCCCTGTCACGGGCGAACGCCGACCTGTGCGGCACCGGCGACCAGCTCTACTACGAGCCGGCGACCGACCGGGCCTGGCGTTACCGCTATCCGGTCCGCCGTCGCTGGGTCGCCGGCAACACCCTGTGCTACCTGCGTGACCGCTGGCGTGAGCACCCGTTCCCGCCGGTCGCGACGGGCGAGGACAACCATTTCGTGTTCGCCGGCCGCCCGCCCGCCGAGGTACCGGGCGTCTTCCACATCGGCATCGTCCATCCCGGCAACACCGCTGCCAAGGACACCACCGGCTCGTTCTGGACCCCGGCCGCACCGGCGACCGCCCACCGTCACCTCGGCCCCGACCTGGATTTCTACCGGTCACCGTGGTGA
- a CDS encoding cellulose-binding domain-containing protein: MFQRVRRTVVVAAALATVAAGAAIGGVTSAQAAATGCRVSYTVGSQWGGGFTADVAVTNLGDPLTGWTLRWSFTAGQVVTQAWNSVTTQSGSAVTAVNAAWNANLATNGTATFGFNGSWNNSSNPVPASFTLNGVVCTGTTTPGPTTSPSTSPTSSPPTSTPPERTVRVYWLRPTDVAYDQRYVDGIAGVMREAQSYYRQELGKTFTLNNPVVEVVNGDHPRSWYENTPNGSECYWWVVFNMQQELMRKLSLRAPDSRWVNVGEISAEASCSGGGGGGGWVILSGHDADGAAGINGAMNRWYGGMVHELGHAFGLPDSTSTDGTPMSASFYSYPNTHFSQAQKQGILNGPYGGFLS; the protein is encoded by the coding sequence ATGTTTCAACGGGTACGCCGTACAGTCGTGGTCGCGGCCGCGCTCGCCACCGTCGCCGCCGGAGCGGCGATCGGCGGGGTGACGTCCGCGCAGGCCGCCGCGACGGGCTGCCGGGTGAGCTACACCGTCGGCAGCCAGTGGGGCGGAGGATTCACCGCCGACGTCGCCGTGACCAACCTCGGCGACCCCCTCACCGGCTGGACCCTCCGCTGGTCGTTCACCGCCGGTCAGGTGGTGACACAGGCCTGGAACTCGGTGACCACGCAGAGCGGCTCCGCGGTCACGGCCGTCAACGCCGCCTGGAACGCGAACCTCGCCACCAACGGCACCGCGACCTTCGGCTTCAACGGCTCGTGGAACAACAGCAGCAACCCCGTGCCGGCGAGCTTCACCCTCAACGGAGTCGTCTGCACCGGCACCACCACACCGGGACCCACCACCTCGCCGAGCACCTCGCCCACCTCCTCGCCGCCCACGTCCACACCGCCTGAGCGCACCGTGCGTGTCTACTGGCTGCGGCCCACCGACGTCGCGTACGACCAGCGGTACGTCGACGGCATCGCCGGCGTGATGCGCGAGGCCCAGAGCTACTACCGCCAGGAGCTCGGCAAGACGTTCACCCTCAACAACCCGGTCGTCGAGGTCGTCAACGGCGACCACCCCCGATCCTGGTACGAGAACACGCCGAACGGCAGCGAGTGCTACTGGTGGGTCGTCTTCAACATGCAGCAGGAACTGATGCGCAAACTCTCCCTGCGCGCGCCGGACAGCCGCTGGGTCAACGTCGGCGAGATCAGCGCCGAGGCGTCGTGCTCCGGCGGCGGCGGAGGCGGCGGCTGGGTCATCCTCAGCGGCCACGACGCCGACGGCGCGGCAGGCATCAACGGCGCGATGAACCGCTGGTACGGCGGCATGGTCCACGAACTCGGGCACGCGTTCGGCCTGCCGGACTCGACCTCGACCGACGGCACCCCGATGTCCGCCTCCTTCTACAGCTACCCGAACACGCACTTCAGCCAGGCACAGAAGCAGGGCATCCTGAACGGCCCGTACGGCGGTTTCCTGTCCTGA